The genomic segment ATGTTTCAACATTTACACCCCAAGATATGACAGTTAGTCATTGGGGTATGCTTCTTTTTACTATTGTACTTTTGATTCAAGAATTTGTATCAATCAAAGGTTATCTCAAATTAACTAATCCAGAAGTTATAGACATTTTAGATAGAGGAGCTAAATCATTACTTCCACAAGAAGTTGTAAATAAAGCTGAAAAACTAGGAATTTTATCAAAAGAAACGGAGAAAAAGAATGAACAATAAAACTTACGACATTATCAAATGGATTGTACTGACAGTTTTACCAGCGCTAAGTGTCTTAGTTGGTGTGCTTGGTAAAGCTTATGGTTGGAATGGTACAGAATTAGCAGTAATTACATTAAATGCTGTGACAGTATTTTTAGGAGCTATCACAGGAATTAGTGCGCTAAAATACTCTAATAAAGAGGAGAAAAACCTATGACATTAAAAATTACTGATGTATCATCTTGGCAAGGGAACTATGCTTTAGGCTCAAATGGAGAAGATGGCATTATTATCAAAGCCACTCAAGGAACTAACTATGTGAACCCAAATTGTGATTTTGTAGCTCAACAAGCAATCAAACAGAATAAGCCTTGGGGAATCTATCATTATGCTAGTGGTGGTGACGCAAGTGCAGAAGCTACACATTTTGTAAACAATATTAAAGGTTATCTAAATGAAACAAATAAACCTATTCTTTGGCTTGATTGGGAATCAGGAGAAAACGCTGCATGGGGTAATGGAAATTGGGCTAAATCCTTTATTGATAAAGTAAAAGCACTTACAGGCTCTCAAGCTGGAATTTATACAGGTTCTGATGGTGTTGCTCAAACAGCGCAATATTTATCAAATGAAGCAGCTTTGTGGTTTGCTGGCTACCCAACAATGTCTGATGTAGGGTGGTCACCAATAGCATTTCCTTATTCTACTGGTGCATGGAAAACTCTCACTGGTTGGCAATTTAGCTCAACACCTTTGGATAAATCACTGTTTTATCTTGAGCGTGGTGCATGGGATAAAATTGCTGGAAACACTAATAATAATGTTGCACCACCTAAAGCACCAACTCCACAACCACCTAAATATACTACTTCTGGGAAAAACCTTGAACAAATGGCAGGTGACACACAAGCTGGAAAAACTGGTAATGGTGCAGAACGTCAAAAATTATTAGGAGCATATTATACTGGTGTTATGGCTATAGTGAATGAACGATCAAAAGACATAACAGCTACACAATCACATAATATACTTGCTAATGAAACTAAAGCAGGTAGATATGGAAATGGTGCGAATCGGCAACATTTGCTTGGGAACTATTACAACGTTGTTCAGGGAATTATTAATGGGGCAGCTTCTGTACAATCATCAAGGATTTATACTGTGGTTTCTGGTGATAGCCTTAGTGGAATTGGTTCAAAACTTGGTACCAATTGGCAAACTTTAGCAGCAAAGAATGGGATAGCTGGTTCAGCTTATACTATATATCCAGGTCAAAAACTTAAGTATTAAAATAGCTCAATGAAATCACTGAGCTATGTGTTATAATATTAAGAGTGAAAAAAATACCCAGATTGTTCGAGCAATCTGGGTATTTGTGCGTTATGCACAATCCATTTAGTCATTATAACACATTCGGAAAGTTTGTCAAATTTTGTGGATTTAGTGGGCGAAAAATGGGCGAGTTTTCAACGAGTTATCAAAAATAAAATGTCTTTAGATAATGATGAATAGTGTCAAAATGCAGTAAGCAAAGAACCTTGATGATATACCGTGGTTATGCGGATATAATGTACTACTTTCAGTTTGTGTTTGAATAAAACTAAGTCAATATAAATAAAACTTCTACCTAAATTTAGGTGAAGTTTTTTTGTATAAACAAGTCTATGAAAAATTTGCAGAAAATGATAAAATAGAGAGCGGTGTTTTGATTGAGTAAGAACTGAATAATCAAACATGAATAAATGAAAAGTGATTTTTAATAAAAATGAAAAAAATAGTCATCAATGGTGGAAAGCGTATTTCTGGAAAAATTTCAATTTCTGGAGCTAAAAATTCAGTGGTTGCATTGATTCCAGCAACAATCTTGGCGAATGATATTGTTACTCTTGAGGGAGTACCAGATATTTCTGATGTTACTAGTCTAGTTGAGATTATGGAAATTATGGGTGCAAAAATAGAGCGTAATTTACCAGAAGGAAAACTTGTAATTGATACACGTTCTGTTGTTTCACGCCCGCTACCTTATGGTAAGATAAATTCATTGCGTGCATCTTATTACTTTAATGGTGCGTTGTTGGGACGTTTTGGTAAAGCGACAGTTGGACTTCCTGGAGGGTGTGATCTAGGCCCACGCCCGATTGACCTGCATATTAAAGCTTTTGAAGCATTAGGCGCTGAATTTTCATATCTTGAAGATGCGATGCACTTAGAGCAAAAGTCGAATCATCTGCATGGTACGACCATCTATATGGATATGATATCTGTTGGAGCAACGATAAATACAATGCTTGCCGCAAGCAGAGCAGAAGGAATAACAATTATCGAAAATGCTGCTCGTGAACCAGAGATTATTGATGTGGCTACCTTACTCAATAATATGGGAGCAAAAGTTCGAGGTGCAGGAACGGATGTTATCCGTATCACCGGTACAGGAGAAATGCATGGAGCTCGTCATACAGTAATCCCTGACCGTATTGAAGCTGGAACTTACTTGGCGCTTGCAGCGGCAATGGGGGATGGTGTTATCGTTGAAAACGTAATTTATGAACACTTAGAATCTTTCATTGCGAAACTTGAGGAAATGGGTGTTCATATGACAATTCGTGAGGATAGCATTGAGGTTCATAAATCTGAAAACCTTAAAGCAGTTAATATTAAAACTGTTCCTTATCCAGGTTTTGCGACAGATTTGCAACAACCTATTACCCCACTTTTGCTTAAAGCAGAGGGACGTGGCTGGATTATGGATACCATTTATGAAAAGCGGATTAACCATGTTCCAGAACTTGCTCGTATGGGAGCTAACATTTCAATATTAGATGACAGAATTATCTATGAATCTCCTAGTAGCTTGGTAGGGAGTTGCGTTAAAGCAACAGACCTTCGGGCTGGTGCGGCTCTAGTTCTTGCTGGGATTATTGCAAATGGAAAGACAGAAATCTCAAATATTGAGTTTATTTTGAGAGGTTATGACCATATTATTGAAAAACTGACTTCTGTCGGTGTTGATATTAAACTTGTCGAAGCGTGACTATTTTCCAGATTTTTCGTATAAATAAGAGGAGGAAAGATAAATGGCAGATAAATTGAAGTTTGAGATTGTTGAAGAGCTGATTGTGTTGTCTGAAAATGCAAAAGGTTGGCGCAAAGAGCTTAATCGTGTCTCTTGGAATGATGCAGAACCAAAATATGATATTCGCACTTGGTCACCTGACCATGAGAAGATGGGCAAAGGAATTACTTTGTCCGAAGAAGAATTTGGTGTTCTTTTGAAAGAACTAGGAAATAAATAAAAAAAATCCAGCGTATCAGCTGGTTTTTTCTATTTATTTTAATGGACAAAGACCATCACAACAACACCGATGTAGATGATAAAAGTAATGAAAAATGTTATACGCCACCAAAGCTTTAAGAAGCGGCGATAACTAAAGTGCTTATAATAGAATAAATCAAGTAAGAGCAAAACAAGTGCTAATCCTGAGATGATAAGCAGATAGTAAGGAAGAACGCTGATACTTGTCGCATTTTTTGAGAAAATCTGCATACCTAAAATCAGAAAAATCGTAAAGATATCTGGAATTTTGAGTTTGCGATTGGTAATATGACGTAATTTGAAAAACTTGAAAATAAACACGAGCGCTATGAATACAATTAAAGGATAAAGCGCGATAAGGACTTTAGTAAACATAGGTTAATTGTAGCGGTTTTGAGCTAGTTTGTAAAGTATTTATTTACAGGAGAAAGTGCGCGGATAACTGCCAAGCCAAAAATGGTAACAAGCACTGCTTTAATAATCTCCACGACTAAAAATGGGGTAAAACCTGCTCGCAATGCATTTGCAAATTCAATGTTCATAAATAATTTAATCCATAGTGTGCCTACAAGGAGCATGAGGATATGACCAATAATATTAACTGTGAGTGCTGGGAATAGTCGGTACTCTATTTTGTGGAGTGCCCAAGAAATCAAAGTACCTATAAACAAAAAGGCAACGAGAAAACCACCTGTTGCTCCAAAAAGAACGGCAATACCAGAAGTTCCTCCTGTGAATACAGGAATACCAATAAAACCAAGAATTAAATAAATTAAAATAGCAAAAAAAGTTTCACGAGCTTTGAGAACGGTCGCGACAAGACCTACGGCAAGTGTTTGTAAAGTGATAGGGACGATTCCTATTGGAATAGCTAATGGTGAAAGCACTGCAATGATTGCGGCACCTATTGCAATCAATGTGAGTGAATAAAGCTTTGTATTTTGCATATAAAATCCTTTTAAGCATTAAATTTTGTGTAAAAGTAGAAGATAGATAGTTGTTTTATAGATAAAATAAAATATACTAAAAAATCAAAACTTTTGCAAGCTTTGATTTTTTAGTATTGGTTAAATTTCGCGTATTTCAGCAAATTGAGCATGAACAAAATTTGCTAAAGTTTTTGGTTCAATCTGAATACTACGTCCAAGTTCACCTGCCGAACAGATGATAAAGTCTTTATCTTGGGCGATTGTGTCTATAAAAATCGGAAATTTCTTGTTTTGCCAGATTCCGATAGGGTTATTTGCACCGTGGATATAGCCTGTTGTTTTTTGCAGCTCTTTTTGTGGAATCATAGTGACTTTTTTGTTGCCACTGACTTTTGCGAGCTTTTTCTCTGAGAGGTGTTCGGTCAAAGGAAGGATACCGATGATTGGACCTGTCCTATCTCCGATGAGGGCAAGGGTTTTATAGATGTCGCTACGCGTGATGTTGTCAGGGAGTGTGTCGCTTTCAAGTGCGTTGATAGCAAGACCGATATGCTTTATCTTTGCTTTGTCAAGAATTTGCTCAACAA from the Lactococcus allomyrinae genome contains:
- a CDS encoding YdbC family protein, whose translation is MADKLKFEIVEELIVLSENAKGWRKELNRVSWNDAEPKYDIRTWSPDHEKMGKGITLSEEEFGVLLKELGNK
- a CDS encoding aminoacyl-tRNA deacylase encodes the protein MAKKQKLKKTLVEQILDKAKIKHIGLAINALESDTLPDNITRSDIYKTLALIGDRTGPIIGILPLTEHLSEKKLAKVSGNKKVTMIPQKELQKTTGYIHGANNPIGIWQNKKFPIFIDTIAQDKDFIICSAGELGRSIQIEPKTLANFVHAQFAEIREI
- a CDS encoding UDP-N-acetylglucosamine 1-carboxyvinyltransferase codes for the protein MKKIVINGGKRISGKISISGAKNSVVALIPATILANDIVTLEGVPDISDVTSLVEIMEIMGAKIERNLPEGKLVIDTRSVVSRPLPYGKINSLRASYYFNGALLGRFGKATVGLPGGCDLGPRPIDLHIKAFEALGAEFSYLEDAMHLEQKSNHLHGTTIYMDMISVGATINTMLAASRAEGITIIENAAREPEIIDVATLLNNMGAKVRGAGTDVIRITGTGEMHGARHTVIPDRIEAGTYLALAAAMGDGVIVENVIYEHLESFIAKLEEMGVHMTIREDSIEVHKSENLKAVNIKTVPYPGFATDLQQPITPLLLKAEGRGWIMDTIYEKRINHVPELARMGANISILDDRIIYESPSSLVGSCVKATDLRAGAALVLAGIIANGKTEISNIEFILRGYDHIIEKLTSVGVDIKLVEA
- a CDS encoding DUF3397 domain-containing protein, whose amino-acid sequence is MFTKVLIALYPLIVFIALVFIFKFFKLRHITNRKLKIPDIFTIFLILGMQIFSKNATSISVLPYYLLIISGLALVLLLLDLFYYKHFSYRRFLKLWWRITFFITFIIYIGVVVMVFVH
- a CDS encoding GH25 family lysozyme — protein: MTLKITDVSSWQGNYALGSNGEDGIIIKATQGTNYVNPNCDFVAQQAIKQNKPWGIYHYASGGDASAEATHFVNNIKGYLNETNKPILWLDWESGENAAWGNGNWAKSFIDKVKALTGSQAGIYTGSDGVAQTAQYLSNEAALWFAGYPTMSDVGWSPIAFPYSTGAWKTLTGWQFSSTPLDKSLFYLERGAWDKIAGNTNNNVAPPKAPTPQPPKYTTSGKNLEQMAGDTQAGKTGNGAERQKLLGAYYTGVMAIVNERSKDITATQSHNILANETKAGRYGNGANRQHLLGNYYNVVQGIINGAASVQSSRIYTVVSGDSLSGIGSKLGTNWQTLAAKNGIAGSAYTIYPGQKLKY
- a CDS encoding biotin transporter BioY; the encoded protein is MQNTKLYSLTLIAIGAAIIAVLSPLAIPIGIVPITLQTLAVGLVATVLKARETFFAILIYLILGFIGIPVFTGGTSGIAVLFGATGGFLVAFLFIGTLISWALHKIEYRLFPALTVNIIGHILMLLVGTLWIKLFMNIEFANALRAGFTPFLVVEIIKAVLVTIFGLAVIRALSPVNKYFTN
- a CDS encoding phage holin — protein: MNNKTYDIIKWIVLTVLPALSVLVGVLGKAYGWNGTELAVITLNAVTVFLGAITGISALKYSNKEEKNL